In Kogia breviceps isolate mKogBre1 chromosome 7, mKogBre1 haplotype 1, whole genome shotgun sequence, a single window of DNA contains:
- the NLRP10 gene encoding LOW QUALITY PROTEIN: NACHT, LRR and PYD domains-containing protein 10 (The sequence of the model RefSeq protein was modified relative to this genomic sequence to represent the inferred CDS: inserted 7 bases in 6 codons; deleted 8 bases in 6 codons; substituted 3 bases at 3 genomic stop codons), producing the protein MDLSIGLGEQIIKDFPGQKALLRTLSDLGDNNFELLKFHVQDGTLLEGQCQLARGEMEGLSRVGLAPWLPLMCRAQEAVKLVLKVLTVMNLLELVDXLSHVCLNDYGEMYXEHVHGLEERQEGGIXGGYNQLLLVATPSSGSPASSACLPQPTVXSVTVEALLDPGGNSSQVPHIVVLQGPAGMGKTTLAXKMVLDWTTGTLYPGQVDDVFYVSCREVVLLPEGRLDQLLFWHCGENQAPIAEILRQLEWLLFILDDCDELQRPFAERLKRPRCSPTEDVLHLLMGRNANAPRSALLITTWALALXNLESLLREPHHVHVLXEKPERRRYFNSYFTDEEQARNALDIVQRNDVLNKACQVPGICCVVCSWLKRQIEQGREVLEMPGNCADIFMAYVSTFLLHSAPGVCSELTLDKVLRXLCPLAAEVIVFEEGDLRKHSLDGLSLAAFVSNSYQEGRDIKKYSFYCISLXGIFHAMSYLVEEDWSQLGGGECCREVNRLLDKKKKTGSEAMALSMQFSLDISKKEGSSNWELKFCLKISPSVKQDLKCLKERMDSIKHFTTWDLEFSLYESKVEGLIKGVQMSEVVFKMEHFNEKKFHRRNSFSVKTSLSNGQKRRKCPIVGKSNRAGIQKSTSNGKGRGTQELETRRLGAAGRGAEKWGQ; encoded by the exons ATGGACCTCTCCATAGGGCTTGGGGAGCAGATCATTAAGGACTTCCCAGGCCAA AAGGCATTGCTCAGGACCTTGAGTGACCTTGGGGACAATAACTTCGAGCTACTGAAGTTCCACGTACAGGATGGAACCCTGCTGGAGGGCCAGTGCCAGCTGGCCCGCGGGGAGATGGAGGGTCTGAGTCGGGTGGGTCTGGCTCCATGGCTTCCCTTAATGTGTAGAGCCCAGGAGGCTGTGAAACTGGTGCTCAAGGTCTTGACAGTCATGAACCTGTTGGAGCTCGTGGACTAGCTCAGCCACGTGTGTCTGAATG ATTATGGAGAAATGTACTGAGAGCATGTGCACGGCCTAGAGGAGCGGCAAGAAGGGGGCA GGGGCGGCTACAACCAGCTGCTCCTGGTGGCCACGCCCAGCTCAGGGAGCCCAGCGTCATCTGCCTGTCTGCCCCAGCCCACTG GCTCTGTTACAGTGGAGGCTCTATTAGATCCAGGGGGAAACTCCTCCCAGGTCCCACACATAGTGGTGCTACAGGGGCCGGCTGGCATGGGAAAGACAACACTAG AGAAAATGGTGCTGGACTGGACCACTGGCACCCTGTACCCGGGCCAAGTA GATGATGTCTTTTACGTGAGCTGCAGAGAAGTGGTCCTGCTGCCGGAGGGCAGACTGGACCAGCTCCTCTTCTGGCATTGTGGGGAAAATCAAGCGCCCATCGCAGAGATTCTGAGGCAGCTGGAGTGGCTCCTGTTCATCCTGGATGACTGTGATGAGCTGCAGAGG CCCTTTGCAGAGAGGTTGAAGAGGCCGAGGTGCAGTCCCACGGAGGATGTGTTGCACCTTCTGATGGGGAGGAATGCTAATGCTCCCAGGTCTGCCCTTCTCATCACCACCTGGGCGCTGGCTTTGTGAAATCTGGAGTCCTTGCTGAGAGAACCACACCATGTCCACGTCCT AGAGAAGCCTGAGAGGAGGAGGTATTTCAACTCCTACTTCACAGAT GAGGAGCAAGCCAGAAATGCCCTTGACATTGTACAAAGAAATGATGTTCTC AACAAAGCATGTCAGGTTCCAGGCATTTGCTGCGTGGTCTGCTCCTGGCTGAAGAGGCAGATAGAGCAAGGCAGAGAGGTCTTGGAGATGCCCGGTAATTGTGCTGACATCTTCATGGCCTACGTCTCCACCTTCCTGCTCCACAGTGCTCCTGGGGTTTGCTCTGAGCTTACCCTGGACAAGGTCCTGA GGCTGTGCCCCTTGGCAGCTGAGGTCATCGTGTTTGAAGAAGGTGACCTCAGGAAGCACAGTTTAGATGGGCTCAGCCTTGCTGCTTTCGTGAGCAACAGCTACCAAGAGGGACGTGACATCAAGAAGTACAGCTTTTACTGCATTAGCT TAGGAATTTTTCATGCCATGTCCTACCTGGTGGAAGAGGACTGGAGCCAGCTG GGTGGGGGAGAGTGCTGCAGAGAAGTGAATAGGCTgctagataaaaagaaaaagacagggagCGAGGCGATGGCCCTCAGTATGCAGTTTTCATTGGACATATCGAAAAAAGAGGGCTCCTCGAACTGGGAGCTAAAGTTCTGCCTCAAAATTTCTCCCTCGGTAAAGCAGGATCTGAAGTGTCTTAAAGAACGAATGGATTCTATAAAGCATTTTACGACTTGGGATTTGGAATTCTCCCTGTATGAATCTAAAGTAGAGGGTTTGATAAAGGGTGTCCAGATGAGTGAGGTAGTGTTTAAGATGGAACAT ttcaatgaaaagaaatttCATAGAAGGAACTCATTTTCTGTCAAAACCAGCTTGAGTAATGGaca aaagaggagaaagtgTCCAATTGTGGGCAAAAGTAATCGAGCAGGGATCCAAAAGTCAACGTCTAATGGAAAAGGCAGAGGGACACAGGAACTAGAGACAAGGAGATTAGGAGCAGCAGGGCGTGGGGCAGAGAAATGGGGACAGTAG